One genomic window of Streptomyces sp. NBC_00237 includes the following:
- a CDS encoding type II secretion system F family protein translates to MTALLLGLGLGGFLALAVYGLNPPRPSLAESLARLGRPSAIPRPEPSSPGGEKWAYRWGRRGVPVLRACGLPTAKLRRDLLVAEVSVEQFLAEKAVAGLLGFLAPSVLSLLLWGLTGAGMDWQLSGVASLAFGAGLFFAPDLSVRATAARRRKELRHTLSVFLNLTVIALAGGAGVHQALADAGANPQGWAAAQLRRALTAAEVGRTNVWHELGGLGTRTGVRELVELAATISLAGSEGAKIRVSLEAKASAMRTRALTEADGVAQSATERMSLPVVVLFGGFLVFIGYPAMQNVLAGL, encoded by the coding sequence ATGACGGCGCTGTTGCTCGGGCTGGGGCTGGGCGGATTCCTCGCCCTGGCGGTGTACGGACTCAACCCGCCTCGCCCTTCTCTCGCCGAATCGCTCGCCCGCCTCGGTCGGCCCTCGGCCATACCGCGCCCGGAGCCTTCGTCGCCTGGCGGTGAGAAGTGGGCGTACCGCTGGGGGCGTAGGGGTGTTCCTGTGCTGCGGGCGTGCGGGCTGCCGACGGCGAAGCTGCGGCGGGACCTGCTCGTCGCCGAGGTGTCGGTCGAGCAGTTCCTGGCGGAGAAGGCCGTGGCCGGTCTGCTCGGGTTTCTCGCCCCCAGTGTTCTGTCCCTGCTGCTGTGGGGGCTGACCGGGGCCGGGATGGACTGGCAGCTGTCCGGGGTGGCGTCGCTGGCCTTCGGGGCGGGGTTGTTCTTCGCTCCGGATCTGTCCGTACGGGCCACGGCTGCCCGGCGGCGCAAGGAGCTGCGGCACACTCTGTCGGTCTTCCTCAATCTCACCGTGATCGCCCTGGCCGGCGGCGCGGGAGTGCATCAGGCTCTCGCTGACGCCGGGGCCAATCCGCAAGGGTGGGCCGCCGCCCAGTTGCGCCGGGCGCTGACTGCGGCCGAGGTGGGCCGTACGAACGTCTGGCACGAGCTTGGCGGGCTCGGCACCCGTACCGGAGTGCGCGAACTCGTCGAGCTGGCCGCGACGATCTCCCTGGCCGGCAGCGAAGGCGCCAAGATCCGCGTCTCGCTGGAGGCCAAAGCCTCCGCCATGCGCACCCGCGCCCTCACCGAGGCCGACGGAGTGGCCCAGTCCGCGACCGAGCGGATGTCCCTGCCCGTCGTCGTCCTCTTCGGCGGCTTCCTCGTCTTCATCGGCTACCCGGCGATGCAGAACGTCCTCGCCGGACTCTGA
- a CDS encoding TadE/TadG family type IV pilus assembly protein, with product MSTEAVLAVPVLMVLLLLIVQFALALHAQHIAQTAASRALAAARAQDASSAAGKADAAKTLRLIGGRVLRAPSVKVSRSAQSVTAVVEGEVVAVVPGLRLRVSGHVAGPVERWSVAP from the coding sequence GTGAGTACGGAAGCCGTGCTCGCGGTGCCGGTGCTGATGGTGCTGCTGTTGCTGATCGTGCAGTTCGCTCTCGCGCTGCACGCCCAGCACATCGCCCAGACGGCCGCCTCCCGGGCGCTGGCTGCCGCTCGCGCCCAGGATGCCTCCTCGGCCGCCGGAAAGGCCGACGCGGCGAAGACACTGCGGCTGATCGGCGGGCGGGTCCTGCGGGCTCCGTCGGTCAAGGTCAGCCGTAGTGCGCAGAGTGTGACGGCGGTGGTGGAGGGCGAGGTGGTGGCGGTTGTGCCCGGGTTGCGCCTGCGGGTCTCGGGGCATGTGGCGGGGCCAGTTGAGCGGTGGAGTGTGGCGCCGTGA
- a CDS encoding TadE/TadG family type IV pilus assembly protein — MKRAEREHGTVRDRGSASMELVLVTPLLILLALVAVAFGRLAGARLDADEAAHQAARAASLARTAEQAQGNALRAARASLAGAGASCTTPRVASQLGGLEPGGTVRVTVICRADLDVPGMRSMDVTATATSVVDLYRGEVAT, encoded by the coding sequence GTGAAGCGTGCTGAGCGTGAACACGGGACGGTGCGGGATCGGGGGTCGGCCAGCATGGAACTGGTGCTGGTGACGCCGCTGTTGATCCTGCTGGCGCTGGTGGCCGTCGCCTTCGGCCGCCTCGCCGGGGCCCGGCTCGACGCCGACGAAGCCGCCCACCAAGCAGCCCGCGCCGCCTCCCTGGCCCGCACTGCCGAGCAGGCGCAAGGCAATGCCCTGCGGGCTGCCCGCGCCAGCCTGGCGGGCGCCGGAGCGTCCTGTACCACTCCTCGTGTCGCCTCCCAACTGGGTGGTCTGGAGCCGGGTGGGACGGTGCGGGTCACGGTGATCTGCCGGGCCGATCTTGACGTACCCGGGATGCGGAGCATGGACGTCACTGCGACCGCGACGTCCGTGGTGGACCTCTACCGAGGGGAAGTGGCGACATGA
- a CDS encoding pilus assembly protein TadG-related protein, producing MTRTVLPRSWRERERRREDAGQVTAVVVVSVAGLFLFAGLVIDGGLALAGKVRAADTAQEAARAACQKVDLEHLRATRQMRLEPGPATAAAHARVAVAGDRARVVVRDAQAEVTVTHVQRTQVLSLIGLGSLTTTASATAHIERGTSTPWAEPGEAGL from the coding sequence ATGACGCGCACCGTTCTGCCGCGCTCGTGGCGGGAGCGGGAGCGACGGCGTGAGGACGCAGGGCAGGTGACCGCCGTGGTCGTGGTGTCGGTGGCCGGGCTGTTCCTCTTCGCCGGGCTCGTCATCGACGGCGGCCTCGCCCTCGCCGGGAAAGTGCGGGCCGCCGACACCGCGCAGGAAGCCGCCCGTGCTGCCTGCCAGAAGGTCGACCTGGAACACCTGCGGGCCACCCGCCAGATGCGCCTGGAGCCGGGGCCGGCGACCGCCGCCGCCCATGCCCGGGTCGCTGTGGCCGGGGATCGTGCGCGGGTGGTGGTCCGGGATGCGCAGGCGGAGGTGACCGTCACGCATGTCCAGCGCACGCAGGTGCTGTCCTTGATCGGCCTCGGTTCCCTGACCACTACCGCCTCGGCCACCGCACACATCGAGCGCGGCACCAGCACCCCATGGGCCGAGCCAGGGGAGGCAGGCCTGTGA
- a CDS encoding BTAD domain-containing putative transcriptional regulator translates to MTILRRVQGGVRLVAAAVALAAAVGGIPYVLAVTVGVPWPERVASVGDLLTRLSQPVSDPFVLQVLALVGWVCWGYFLATLVRELCWVVAKLPALLRDATLLRRRTATLPAHRAAAALLVGTVLIGVCGLGRLPAASAEAHAVTSLAQPVAATALQQVLAATPAGAPRPAYTSYRVLAGDTLWDLAAQHLGDPLKWREIYQLSCTIRQKDGQLLSDPDLILPGWELHLPNLAGPPLPPSSRPSAPTVPSPRGDAVPAPLLPAAPSPSVSGGASESASPAARAGEEAHRPVAIGLGTASLIGVTTAAGIAAALGYARKHAARRRTPRLDALTAPVGEEGLLLADSVKASNRAYLAARAARHHTPDGPPRHTAPADPQPPGTVTLAESGGREVAVDVLAVPGGVHLYGDGARDALRALVIAIAAAAERLRPGPPHVRLIVPAPVLARLLPDAVELGPAWQVVATVGAALDVAEHVLLEHARHRQHLDVRDADAGPAFHILLLDGTEDTYARRLETLAGRAKPGELAVVTCQNTSPGTAWHTVTAAADGTAGGDLSALHQATLFLLAPQPAVDLLAALSRARDQHSPRTPAPSEADDETPAADGESPGRRSAVPLSDPPRPSEQASTPSVGPGSASSVRAVHIRLFSGFSLSVRGKECALAETRKEETREFLALLAAHPGGLRGEEIADRMQISGSATEVHRRVANLRRNVRRILRDATGQQEVAFVVPHGQRHRLDPQHISTDVAHFTDALQQAVTADSPYGRAEALQHATDTYTGPLCDGADYLWAIDLREALHRRAVDALALLADHTAQHSADPEPALALLNRAADLDPTNEHLYQRIIQLQLALDRNDAAQRTLRLLTTRLADIDACPDPATLALLHTAGPRKPSSVRG, encoded by the coding sequence GTGACGATCCTGCGGCGGGTGCAGGGTGGGGTGCGCCTGGTGGCCGCGGCGGTGGCGCTGGCGGCGGCGGTCGGGGGTATCCCGTACGTCCTGGCGGTCACGGTCGGGGTGCCCTGGCCCGAGCGGGTCGCCTCGGTGGGCGACCTGCTTACCCGGCTCTCCCAGCCGGTCAGCGACCCGTTTGTGTTGCAGGTGCTCGCGCTGGTCGGGTGGGTCTGCTGGGGGTACTTCCTGGCCACTCTGGTACGCGAACTGTGCTGGGTGGTCGCGAAGCTGCCCGCCCTGCTGCGCGACGCCACCTTGCTGCGCCGTCGTACCGCGACGCTGCCCGCGCACCGGGCTGCCGCCGCGCTGCTCGTCGGCACCGTACTGATCGGCGTGTGCGGCCTGGGACGCCTTCCTGCCGCGTCCGCCGAGGCCCACGCGGTTACCTCCCTGGCCCAGCCGGTGGCCGCTACCGCGCTCCAGCAGGTCCTGGCCGCGACCCCCGCCGGGGCGCCGCGGCCCGCGTACACCTCGTACAGAGTGCTGGCCGGTGACACCCTCTGGGACCTCGCCGCACAGCACCTGGGCGATCCCCTGAAGTGGCGGGAGATCTACCAGCTGAGCTGCACCATCCGGCAGAAGGACGGGCAGCTGCTGTCCGATCCCGATCTGATCCTGCCCGGCTGGGAACTCCACCTGCCCAACCTGGCAGGGCCGCCGCTGCCACCATCCAGCCGGCCGTCGGCCCCGACCGTGCCGTCGCCCCGCGGGGATGCCGTGCCTGCTCCGCTGCTTCCGGCCGCGCCGTCACCTTCTGTTTCGGGCGGTGCGAGCGAGAGTGCCTCGCCTGCCGCCCGTGCGGGGGAGGAGGCGCACCGGCCGGTGGCGATCGGGCTCGGTACCGCCTCCCTGATCGGCGTGACCACGGCGGCGGGCATCGCCGCCGCTCTCGGGTACGCACGCAAGCACGCGGCCCGCCGCCGCACGCCCCGCCTCGACGCCTTGACGGCTCCGGTGGGCGAGGAAGGGCTGCTGCTGGCCGACTCGGTGAAGGCGAGCAACCGGGCCTACCTCGCCGCCCGGGCCGCCCGCCACCACACCCCCGACGGCCCGCCCCGACACACCGCGCCCGCTGATCCGCAGCCACCCGGCACCGTCACCTTGGCCGAGAGCGGCGGGCGCGAAGTCGCGGTGGACGTCCTCGCGGTGCCCGGTGGAGTGCACCTTTACGGCGACGGTGCACGAGATGCGTTGCGGGCTTTGGTGATCGCCATCGCGGCGGCAGCCGAGCGTCTGCGGCCCGGACCTCCGCACGTACGACTGATCGTGCCTGCCCCGGTGCTGGCCCGGCTGCTGCCAGATGCGGTGGAGTTGGGGCCGGCCTGGCAGGTGGTCGCCACGGTCGGTGCCGCGCTCGACGTTGCCGAGCACGTCCTGCTCGAACACGCCCGTCACCGGCAGCACCTTGATGTACGGGACGCGGACGCCGGACCGGCTTTCCACATCCTGCTGCTCGACGGCACCGAGGATACGTACGCGCGCCGCCTGGAAACCCTGGCCGGCCGCGCCAAACCCGGCGAACTGGCCGTCGTCACCTGCCAGAACACCAGCCCCGGGACCGCCTGGCACACCGTCACCGCTGCCGCGGACGGTACCGCGGGTGGTGACCTGAGCGCGCTGCACCAGGCGACCCTGTTCCTCCTCGCCCCGCAGCCAGCCGTCGACCTGCTGGCCGCCCTCAGCCGGGCACGCGACCAGCACAGCCCCCGCACACCTGCGCCGTCCGAGGCCGACGACGAGACTCCGGCGGCCGACGGGGAATCCCCGGGAAGGCGTTCTGCGGTGCCGCTGTCCGACCCGCCACGGCCGTCGGAGCAGGCCTCGACACCTTCGGTGGGCCCGGGCAGCGCCTCGTCCGTGCGCGCGGTGCACATTCGCCTTTTCTCAGGGTTCTCGCTCTCCGTACGCGGAAAAGAATGCGCGCTCGCCGAAACGCGGAAAGAGGAAACCCGGGAATTCCTCGCCCTCCTTGCAGCACACCCGGGAGGGCTGCGCGGCGAAGAAATCGCCGACCGAATGCAGATCTCCGGCAGCGCCACGGAAGTGCATCGGCGCGTAGCCAATCTTCGCCGCAACGTCCGCCGGATCCTGCGGGACGCCACCGGGCAGCAGGAAGTGGCCTTCGTCGTCCCCCACGGACAGCGGCACCGTCTCGACCCGCAGCACATCTCCACCGACGTCGCCCACTTCACCGACGCCCTCCAGCAAGCCGTCACTGCCGACTCCCCTTACGGCCGCGCCGAAGCCCTCCAGCACGCGACCGACACATACACGGGCCCGCTGTGCGACGGAGCCGACTACCTCTGGGCCATCGACCTGCGCGAAGCCCTGCACCGCCGCGCCGTCGACGCCCTGGCCCTCCTCGCCGACCACACCGCCCAGCACTCCGCAGACCCCGAACCCGCCCTTGCCCTGCTCAACCGGGCCGCCGACCTCGACCCCACCAACGAACACCTTTACCAGCGCATCATCCAGCTCCAGCTTGCCCTGGACCGCAACGACGCAGCTCAGCGCACTCTTCGCCTCCTAACCACCCGCCTCGCTGACATCGACGCCTGCCCCGACCCTGCCACCCTCGCCCTGCTCCACACTGCGGGGCCCAGGAAGCCTTCCTCTGTTCGGGGGTAG
- a CDS encoding AAA family ATPase, with translation MLDASPQVGFTVTELAHTLGHSGGAVGNACETLVTRGEAERIGAKPRMYRATPATAQAAQHTPAPTAGPPRPRPAPSAPQPAPGGRPDPVMRPNGMPYHPRALAQLPDVEALQKLREAGVAVLLYGPPGTGKTSLIEAAFPDLVTVAGDGDTTVGDLVGEYTQDPGGGYTFVYGPLITAMQEGRALLLDDATLISPKVLAALYPAMDGRKQIQVKAHKGETITAADGFYVIAGHNPGVHGAVLTEALSSRFSVQIQVGSDYDLAASLKIQPKAVRIARRLASAQEAGEVGWAPQLRELLAFQKISDVLGMETAFANLVGVAPLEDRDFVADLVSKILGRPVTALALGRQL, from the coding sequence GTGCTGGATGCCAGCCCGCAGGTCGGGTTCACGGTGACCGAGCTGGCGCACACGCTGGGGCACTCGGGCGGGGCGGTGGGCAACGCCTGCGAGACCCTGGTCACCAGGGGCGAGGCGGAACGGATCGGTGCGAAGCCGCGCATGTACCGGGCCACCCCCGCCACCGCCCAGGCTGCCCAGCACACCCCCGCCCCGACCGCCGGGCCGCCGCGCCCCCGCCCGGCCCCCAGCGCCCCGCAACCCGCCCCGGGCGGGCGACCCGACCCGGTAATGCGCCCCAACGGGATGCCCTACCACCCGCGTGCGCTCGCCCAGTTGCCGGATGTGGAGGCGTTGCAGAAGCTCCGCGAGGCGGGGGTGGCGGTGTTGTTGTACGGGCCGCCGGGCACCGGGAAGACCAGCCTGATCGAGGCGGCGTTTCCGGATCTGGTCACGGTGGCGGGGGACGGGGACACCACGGTCGGGGACCTGGTGGGTGAGTACACCCAGGACCCCGGCGGCGGATACACCTTCGTCTACGGGCCGTTGATCACCGCCATGCAGGAGGGCCGCGCCCTCCTGTTGGACGACGCGACCCTCATCTCGCCGAAGGTGCTGGCCGCCCTGTATCCGGCGATGGACGGGCGGAAACAGATCCAGGTCAAGGCGCACAAGGGCGAGACGATCACCGCTGCGGACGGGTTCTACGTGATCGCGGGGCACAACCCCGGGGTGCACGGGGCGGTCCTCACCGAGGCGTTGTCCTCGCGGTTCAGTGTGCAGATCCAGGTGGGCTCCGACTACGACCTGGCCGCCTCCTTGAAGATCCAGCCCAAGGCGGTCCGCATCGCCCGCCGCCTGGCCTCCGCCCAGGAGGCCGGAGAGGTCGGCTGGGCCCCGCAGCTAAGGGAGTTGCTCGCCTTCCAGAAGATCTCCGACGTGTTGGGCATGGAGACCGCCTTCGCGAACCTGGTCGGCGTGGCCCCCCTGGAAGACCGGGACTTCGTAGCCGACCTGGTCTCCAAGATCCTCGGACGCCCGGTCACCGCCCTGGCCCTGGGCCGCCAGCTCTAA
- a CDS encoding VWA domain-containing protein encodes MPGFAPAHLPPAPPSLSAAELEVARWEDDGGPAHLPARTPAAEHWARISAALGDRLPDLAARNDVLVTCEEVTRSGAPAAFFPATAELELHQGLFGPVRPATIHPERPGDEDRYPVAYGALIHEAAHAAHTKWMPPPAVRGTALGQAAELLEESRAERAQLGRRPQDRPYLRATVHQVVMADLHGPLGGGRWEAGVAAGLILARRDAGTLDPEETEPLEQALLPVLGADTLTALATIWAAAHTTSDTDEQAMLAHAAAWCQVLGADPVTPPPTACGTGPDLGEVIGQITAEVAGQETDEAHARARAQAVREAHARARAAQAAQQREAARTAEKVFAPGAAPFTPGTGRQQGGTSPVIGTRAPTPQEKAAAGQLARGLRAAAYRERTATVTMSASPPGRLNMRQALARDAQKAAGATPTATPWVRTTHRPTPTPPLRVGIAVDVSGSMQDAADPMASAAWILAKATALTDPDSRSATIAYDRTLTALTFPGGAPAQVTTFQATGGGHRLAETVDALDAVLELSRPGTGRLLVIASDGWYAPDEAARAAARLTHLHRAGCAVLWLGFDEDTRPLPGATLLNLTHPAQAIPAITRAATAALAATRT; translated from the coding sequence ATGCCCGGATTCGCCCCCGCCCACCTCCCGCCCGCCCCGCCCTCACTGTCCGCCGCCGAGCTGGAGGTGGCCCGGTGGGAGGACGACGGCGGCCCCGCCCACCTCCCCGCCCGGACTCCGGCGGCCGAACACTGGGCCCGAATCAGCGCCGCCCTCGGCGACCGCCTCCCCGACCTCGCCGCCCGCAACGACGTCCTGGTCACCTGCGAGGAAGTCACCCGCTCCGGGGCCCCGGCCGCGTTCTTCCCCGCCACCGCCGAACTCGAACTCCACCAGGGCCTGTTCGGCCCCGTGCGCCCGGCCACCATCCACCCCGAACGCCCCGGCGACGAGGACCGCTACCCGGTCGCCTACGGTGCCCTCATCCACGAGGCCGCACACGCCGCGCACACGAAGTGGATGCCCCCGCCTGCGGTGCGGGGCACCGCCCTGGGGCAGGCCGCCGAACTCCTGGAGGAGTCCCGGGCCGAGCGCGCCCAACTGGGCCGCCGTCCGCAGGACCGCCCCTACCTGCGCGCCACCGTCCACCAGGTGGTCATGGCTGACCTGCACGGCCCGTTGGGCGGCGGACGGTGGGAGGCCGGGGTGGCGGCCGGGCTGATCCTGGCCCGTAGGGACGCCGGAACCCTCGACCCCGAGGAGACCGAACCCCTGGAGCAGGCCCTCCTGCCGGTCCTCGGCGCGGACACCCTGACCGCCCTCGCCACCATCTGGGCCGCCGCGCACACCACCAGTGACACCGATGAGCAGGCCATGCTCGCCCACGCCGCCGCCTGGTGCCAGGTGCTGGGGGCCGATCCGGTCACCCCGCCCCCCACCGCCTGCGGGACGGGGCCCGACCTGGGCGAGGTGATCGGCCAGATCACCGCCGAGGTCGCCGGACAGGAGACGGATGAGGCACATGCCCGGGCCCGGGCGCAGGCGGTACGGGAGGCCCACGCCCGGGCCCGGGCGGCACAGGCGGCACAGCAGCGGGAGGCGGCCCGCACGGCCGAGAAGGTGTTCGCCCCCGGCGCTGCCCCGTTCACCCCCGGAACCGGACGCCAGCAGGGCGGTACGTCACCGGTGATCGGGACCCGCGCCCCCACGCCGCAGGAGAAGGCCGCCGCCGGACAGCTCGCCCGGGGATTGCGCGCCGCCGCCTACCGGGAACGCACCGCCACCGTCACGATGTCGGCGTCCCCGCCGGGCCGGTTGAACATGCGCCAGGCCCTGGCCCGGGACGCCCAGAAGGCGGCCGGGGCCACCCCGACCGCCACCCCCTGGGTGCGCACCACCCACCGCCCGACCCCGACCCCGCCGCTGCGGGTGGGCATCGCGGTCGACGTGTCCGGCTCGATGCAGGACGCCGCCGACCCGATGGCCTCGGCGGCCTGGATCCTCGCGAAGGCCACCGCGCTCACCGACCCTGACTCCCGCTCCGCGACGATCGCCTACGACCGCACCCTGACCGCCCTCACCTTCCCCGGCGGCGCCCCGGCCCAGGTGACGACGTTCCAGGCCACCGGGGGCGGACACCGCCTCGCCGAAACCGTGGACGCCCTGGATGCCGTACTGGAGTTGTCCCGCCCGGGCACGGGCCGCCTGCTGGTGATCGCCTCCGACGGCTGGTACGCCCCCGACGAGGCCGCCCGTGCCGCCGCCCGCCTCACCCACCTGCACCGGGCCGGGTGCGCGGTGCTGTGGCTCGGCTTCGACGAGGACACCCGCCCCCTGCCCGGAGCCACCCTCCTCAACCTCACCCACCCCGCCCAGGCCATCCCCGCGATCACCCGGGCCGCCACCGCCGCCCTCGCCGCCACCCGCACCTGA
- a CDS encoding DUF317 domain-containing protein produces the protein MTHPREFTVPDHTPYLIAPVYLAGPDPHAVTTVADVLTCAGWFPHPLHPHLLQNPGATCAARHFTPHPGNHPDCLIPAAPRQDRAGVWEFAAFRTPGGPPLWEARFSPATPPELTAAFAAALADTTPTPHGTPRHLTPGGPQAEATAPLAAAGWLCDIGTEHTWYPADHQAAVITPTPAPGGPDGNWVFAACRATDATTLWHAQATPTTPAHLITALCRALTDPAPVPRPTLPAPDHGARTVPRPR, from the coding sequence ATGACGCACCCCAGGGAGTTCACCGTGCCCGACCACACCCCGTACCTGATCGCCCCCGTATACCTCGCAGGCCCCGACCCTCACGCCGTCACCACCGTCGCCGACGTGCTGACCTGCGCCGGATGGTTCCCGCACCCCCTGCACCCGCACCTCCTGCAGAACCCGGGCGCCACCTGCGCCGCCCGCCACTTCACCCCGCACCCCGGCAACCACCCCGACTGCCTCATCCCCGCCGCACCCCGCCAGGACCGGGCGGGGGTCTGGGAGTTCGCCGCCTTCCGCACACCGGGCGGCCCTCCGCTGTGGGAGGCGCGGTTCAGCCCCGCCACCCCGCCGGAACTGACCGCCGCCTTCGCCGCAGCCCTCGCCGACACCACCCCCACCCCCCACGGCACACCCCGCCACCTGACCCCCGGCGGCCCGCAGGCGGAGGCGACCGCACCGCTCGCCGCCGCCGGATGGCTGTGCGACATCGGCACCGAACACACCTGGTACCCCGCCGACCACCAGGCCGCCGTCATCACCCCCACCCCCGCCCCGGGCGGACCGGACGGGAACTGGGTCTTCGCCGCCTGCCGCGCCACCGACGCCACCACCCTCTGGCACGCCCAAGCCACCCCCACCACCCCCGCCCACCTGATCACCGCCCTGTGCCGTGCCCTCACCGACCCCGCCCCCGTACCCCGCCCCACCCTGCCCGCCCCCGACCACGGGGCCCGCACCGTGCCCCGCCCCCGCTGA
- a CDS encoding SH3 domain-containing protein gives MPTTITARLATATLAAALLCATGAAAAAPTPAGTPQGVHAVRGGDPWCHITGSSAVVRAQPNAKATALGVVYRGAKCTGYDYDRTITWMKVKMNKTGLTGWVHHSLVSTDRESLEPTGP, from the coding sequence ATGCCCACCACCATCACCGCCCGCCTGGCCACCGCCACGCTCGCCGCCGCCCTGCTGTGCGCCACCGGAGCGGCTGCCGCCGCCCCCACCCCTGCCGGGACCCCGCAGGGTGTGCACGCGGTGCGGGGCGGGGACCCGTGGTGCCACATCACCGGCTCCTCCGCCGTCGTCCGCGCCCAGCCGAACGCCAAGGCCACCGCCCTCGGCGTCGTCTACCGGGGCGCGAAGTGCACCGGCTATGACTACGACCGCACCATCACCTGGATGAAGGTCAAGATGAACAAGACCGGCCTCACCGGCTGGGTCCATCACAGCCTGGTCAGCACCGACCGCGAATCCCTGGAGCCCACAGGCCCCTGA
- a CDS encoding DUF5954 family protein — MEYEQGKNVGQGRRPMVVRVPREPVEAAVEADAVDAMVRAGDVAVRGPLFGVAVQGAEDGPRWRVVRAVVEGCPQQARDGLNSLLWFWAKDEAKDRDERRELLAAVARLEVERVDELTVLGSRYRIIRAEEYAGTGADGIERPRPTDPEPVAADWSREAETAKVDGGLVLDPDAPVTPSQAAEQLALRGLAYTGSRFPAEVLSDALRALETHPDVLLLPAAFRIVQQSDAGWTPAGCLHARAQDARKSLDFSLTYWQPRQRGLIPIDADNLHTDARTCVAAGTAEPGSELAAYAQASDRLRAGRLDQLTVLGAVHRIGRCRRLVRWGPDGPEGPRPSDVNMQDPMRLHPVLTEDGTVLPERAPGDDE; from the coding sequence ATGGAGTACGAGCAGGGAAAGAACGTGGGCCAGGGGCGGCGGCCGATGGTGGTGCGGGTGCCACGGGAGCCGGTGGAAGCCGCCGTCGAGGCCGACGCGGTGGATGCGATGGTCCGGGCCGGTGACGTGGCGGTACGCGGACCGCTGTTCGGGGTGGCCGTGCAGGGTGCGGAGGACGGCCCGCGCTGGCGGGTGGTGCGCGCGGTGGTGGAGGGCTGCCCGCAGCAGGCGCGCGACGGTCTGAACTCGTTGTTGTGGTTCTGGGCGAAGGACGAGGCCAAGGACCGTGACGAGCGGCGGGAGTTGCTGGCGGCGGTCGCCCGTCTGGAGGTCGAGCGTGTCGATGAGCTGACCGTGCTCGGGTCCCGGTACCGGATCATTCGTGCCGAGGAGTACGCCGGTACGGGGGCGGACGGGATCGAGCGGCCCCGCCCGACCGATCCGGAGCCGGTGGCCGCTGACTGGAGCCGGGAGGCCGAGACAGCGAAGGTGGACGGTGGTCTGGTTCTGGACCCGGACGCGCCGGTCACTCCCTCGCAGGCGGCGGAACAGCTGGCCCTGCGTGGTCTGGCGTATACCGGTTCCCGTTTCCCGGCCGAGGTACTGTCCGACGCGCTCCGGGCCCTGGAGACCCATCCCGACGTCCTCCTGCTGCCCGCGGCGTTCCGGATCGTGCAGCAGAGCGATGCCGGATGGACGCCCGCCGGGTGCCTGCATGCCCGTGCCCAGGACGCCCGCAAGAGCCTCGACTTCTCCCTGACGTACTGGCAGCCGCGCCAGCGTGGTCTCATCCCCATCGATGCCGACAACCTGCACACCGATGCCCGGACGTGCGTGGCCGCGGGCACCGCCGAGCCGGGCTCCGAGCTGGCGGCTTACGCACAGGCCTCCGACCGGCTGCGCGCGGGCCGTCTCGATCAGCTCACGGTTCTGGGCGCCGTCCACCGGATCGGCCGTTGCCGCCGGTTGGTGCGCTGGGGCCCGGACGGTCCCGAAGGGCCCCGTCCGTCTGATGTCAACATGCAGGACCCGATGCGCCTGCACCCCGTCCTCACTGAGGACGGCACCGTCCTGCCCGAACGCGCCCCGGGCGACGACGAGTGA